A DNA window from Loxodonta africana isolate mLoxAfr1 chromosome 7, mLoxAfr1.hap2, whole genome shotgun sequence contains the following coding sequences:
- the FZD4 gene encoding frizzled-4 — protein sequence MARRGAGPRVPGEPGGVGLSLRLLLLLLLLGPARGFGDEEERRCDPIRITMCQNLGYNVTKMPNLVGHELQTDAELQLTTFTPLIQYGCSSQLQFFLCSVYVPMCTEKINIPIGPCGGMCLSVKRRCEPVLKEFGFAWPESLNCSKFPPQNDHNHMCMEGPGDEEVPLPHKTPIQPGEECHSVGTNSDQYIWVKRSLNCVLKCGYDAGLYSRSAKEFTDIWMAVWASLCFISTAFTVLTFLIDSSRFSYPERPIIFLSMCYNIYSIAYIVRLTVGRERISCDFEEAAEPVLIQEGLKNTGCAIIFLLMYFFGMASSIWWVILTLTWFLAAGLKWGHEAIEMHSSYFHIAAWAIPAVKTIVILIMRLVDADGLTGLCYVGNQNLDALTGFVVAPLFTYLVIGTLFIAAGLVALFKIRSNLQKDGTKTDKLERLMVKIGVFSVLYTVPATCVIACYFYEISNWALFRYSADDSNMAVEMLKIFMSLLVGITSGMWIWSAKTFHTWQKCSNRLVNSGKVKREKRGSGWVKPGKGNETVV from the exons ATGGCCCGGCGGGGCGCGGGGCCGAGAGTCCCGGGGGAGCCCGGGGGCGTCGGGCTGAGTCtgcggctgctgctgctgctgctgctcttgGGGCCGGCGCGGGGCTTTGGGGACGAGGAGGAGCGGCGCTGCGACCCCATTCGCATCACCATGTGCCAGAACCTCGGCTACAACGTGACCAAAATGCCCAACCTGGTGGGGCACGAGCTGCAGACGGACGCCGAGCTGCAGCTGACAACCTTCACGCCGCTCATCCAGTACGGCTGCTCCAGCCAGCTGCAG TTCTTCCTTTGTTCGGTTTATGTGCCAATGTGCACAGAGAAGATCAACATCCCCATCGGCCCATGCGGCGGCATGTGTCTTTCAGTCAAGAGACGCTGTGAACCGGTCCTGAAGGAATTTGGATTCGCCTGGCCAGAGAGCCTGAACTGCAGCAAATTCCCACCACAGAATGACCACAATCACATGTGCATGGAAGGGCCAGGTGACGAAGAGGTACCTTTACCTCACAAAACCCCCATCCAGCCTGGGGAAGAATGTCACTCTGTGGGAACCAATTCTGACCAGTACATCTGGGTGAAAAGGAGCCTGAACTGTGTTCTCAAGTGTGGCTATGATGCCGGTTTATACAGCCGCTCGGCCAAGGAGTTCACCGACATCTGGATGGCCGTGTGGGCCAGCCTGTGCTTCATCTCCACCGCCTTCACGGTCCTGACCTTCCTGATCGATTCCTCCAGGTTTTCCTACCCTGAGCGCCCCATCATATTTCTCAGTATGTGCTATAATATTTATAGCATTGCTTATATTGTCAGGCTGACTGTAGGCCGGGAAAGGATATCCTGCGATTTTGAAGAGGCAGCAGAACCCGTTCTCATCCAAGAAGGACTTAAGAACACAGGATGTGCAATAATTTTCTTGCTGATGTACTTTTTTGGAATGGCTAGCTCTATCTGGTGGGTTATTCTGACACTCACTTGGTTTTTGGCAGCCGGACTCAAATGGGGTCATGAAGCCATTGAAATGCACAGTTCTTATTTCCACATTGCAGCCTGGGCCATCCCTGCGGTGAAAACCATTGTCATCTTGATCATGAGACTGGTGGATGCAGATGGACTGACTGGCCTGTGCTATGTTGGAAACCAAAACCTTGATGCCCTCACTGGCTTTGTGGTGGCTCCCCTCTTCACTTATTTGGTGATCGGAACTTTATTCATTGCTGCAGGTTTGGTGGCCTTGTTCAAAATTCGGTCAAATCTTCAAAAGGATGGGACAAAGACAGACAAGTTGGAAAGGCTGATGGTCAAAATTGGAGTCTTCTCAGTACTGTACACGGTTCCTGCAACCTGTGTGATTGCCTGTTATTTCTATGAAATTTCCAACTGGGCACTCTTCCGGTATTCTGCAGATGACTCCAATATGGCAGTTGAAATGTTAAAAATTTTTATGTCTTTGCTGGTGGGCATCACTTCAGGCATGTGGATTTGGTCTGCCAAAACTTTTCACACGTGGCAGAAATGTTCCAACAGATTGGTGAACTCTGGGAAggtaaagagagagaagagagggagtGGTTGGGTAAAGCCTGGGAAAGGCAATGAAACTGTGGTATAA